The nucleotide window atcattgaaactagttttgtagaatgagtatctcatcaaaacaatagattcactaatacttaagaatttattcatactttcattaagtataacataagatttttttggtatccactagtgtaaatattttaaattgaagatcgaattcaatcattgtattcatatagggtcaaggagtgtagctgcaaaaaatcatcaaaatcggagttaaaatgaccgttaaatcatgatttttgtttttataaccgtcgaaaagttttgtccggttacttaatctctgaatgtttgttttttgcaatttttggcgtatgcgatctcgaagtatatacaaacatgtttgacggttggatcattgaaactagttttgtagaatgagtatcccatcaaaacaatagattcactaatacttgagaatttattcatactttcattaagtataacataagatttttttggtatccactagtgtaaatattttaaattgaagatcgaattcaatcattgtattcatatagggtcaaggagtgtagctgcaaaaaatcatcaaaatcggaattaaaatgaccgttaaatcatgatttttctttttataaccgtcgaaaagttttgtccggttacttaatctctgaatgtttgttttttacaatttttggtgtatgcgatctcgaagtatatacaaacatgtttgacggttggatcattgaaactagttttgtagaatgagtatctcatcaaaacaatagattcactaatacttaagaatttattcgtactttcattaagtataacataagatttttttggtatccactagtgtaaatattttaaattgaagatcgaattcaatcattgtattcatatagggtcaaggagtgtagctgcaaaaaatcatcaaaatcggagttaaaatgaccgttaaatcatgatttttctttttataaccgtcgaaaagttttgtctggttacttgatctctgaatgtttgttttttgcaatttttggcgtatgcgatctcgaagtatatacaaacatgttcgCCGGTTGGATCCTTGAAACTactttcgtagaatgagtatcccatcaaaacaataaattcactaatacttaagagtttattcatactttcattaagtataacataagatttttttggtatccactagtgtaaatattttaaattgaagatcgaattcattcattgtattcatataggattaaggagtgtagctataaaaaataatcaaaatcggagttaaaataaccgttaaatcgtgatttttcgttttttaaccattgaaaagttttgttcggttacttaatctctgaatgtttggtttttgcaattttttgctgATACGATCTcgtagcatatacaaacaagtttgacggttggatcgttgaaattagtttcgtataattcgtatcccatcaagttcaatggtgtgtatatatatatatatttatttatttattaagtagatttaaatctctttattttgtacgtataattgaCTGGTACACAAAGTAGtatatcacgtgtcattataaaaatagtgggatatgtcatatgtgtgataaaaagttaataacttaaaaaaaataaaatttctcacaacttttattaattttcattttccctctcttttttgtttcattttttttttcgtgtcgtgtcgtgtcgtgttaTTGGGTCATGTCAGGAATTGTCAGGCCTATCTTCCATAGTTCATATATTCTCATAATACTATTATGTATCTCATTTTATGCTTGGCCTAATAAATAAAAGATACCGTTATTTTAGAGGAACTTTGGCTTGGTATTTGCTTAAACTACAAGAAATATTAATTTGTAAACACATATTAAGTCCCaaccaaaaccattttgtcaCCAACTCTTCCACTAACGCCAGCTCCTGTGTGCACCTCAAAATCCTTAGCCTCCATCACATGTTCAGTTGATCCAAACGTCTTTAGCAGCCTCTTAGCATGCTCTACCAATGGCGAAGACATAATTTCTCGGGGGTAGGGGCGAACTTAAAAGAATATAAGGTTAAAGGAAAATGGCAacaactaaattttttaatatagtaatgtcttccataattaatcaatacaaacaaattacaattattgTCGGCGATGTTTCATGTTATGAAAACGTTGCATAATAAgttcattatcaataaaagcaaattacaattcaaacaaattacaattctTCTCAGGCATTATCTCGAACACTTTAGCTGCATCCTCAACCGACCCGCATTTCCCATACATTGCAATCAACGCATTGCCTACAAACACATCCGATATCAGTCCCATCTATTGACCAAAAATTCAATAcaatcatatataaaaaaatggatAATATTAGGTAATATTAACCAAAAATTCAATAcaatcatatataaaaaaatggatAAATAACATAGAGGTTTTTAAATCACCTGAGTGTGATCAGCAGCTATGGAGGTCTGTAGGTGAGGAAGAGGGGAAGGCAGTTATGAAGCTTTTTGACTAGTGTTAGAACactggaaagaaagacaaaaaggAATATTTTCGtgttgactttgcgcgacgcaggttcaatacgtcgcgcaaaactgttttgcgcgacgcataaTGTACatcatgcgtcgcgcaaaactgTTTTGTGCGACGTATTgaacctgcgtcgcgcaaagttcgAAAAAAGCGGTAAAACAAGCTTGGTTTGGCGCCAAACTCTTGCGCGACGCACAGGACGTCGCGCAAGTgttctttgcgcgacgtagttgTACcgtcgtcgcgcaaaacagttttgcgcgacgcattactacgtcgcgcaaagtaccGTCGCACAAAGACCACTTGCGCGACGTCCTGTGTGTTGtcgtcgcgcaaacatactttgcgtGACGAAGTGATCTACGTCGCGCAAGggttcgtcgcgcaaacatatTTTTCTACTAGTGCAAAGAGGCAAACGTTTGGGTTTAGTGGCAATGTTTGGGTAAATATGGACAACCCAAACCCCCTTCCATAGTCTACACGGCAGCTGTTGGACCGCATCTCTGTAAAATTTGATACTGTTTAGTGTGTTCGGAATATGATCATATATGTTATTATAAAAGGAAAGAGACACTTAAAAACTTTCTCAGCTTTATGGCGTACCGCCTATATTACTGGATTCATAAGCCATTATTATTCTCTtttaaataacataaaacttCAAAAATATCTTTTAAATTCAAGTTCATTTCAGAAGTAAGAGAATAAAAGTTGGAATTCTCATCTTAGAATAAGGTTGGCAATTCGTAATAAAATACATGAGTTTGTAATGTTTTAATTCCGTGCATGTTTTCGATTATAATAATCTAATTTTATGTGCGTCTCTCATGCTCTCGATCACAAGAATATTAAGAGTTTCAAAAACATCCACTCAAATAAGTTCGGCATGCATATACGTTCATATAATCTAGTTTTGCAACGGGTTGTTTAACTTTGGGTTCACAATTAAGTCATGGGCTTTGCATgtaattattttattacttaATGACTTTATTAATCTTAATTAAAAGAATATATCATTTTAATGAGCCGCATATATACCCTAGCCCTAGGTTAATATTTCTTTATCTGCACATATTGGTTTTGTTCCATGCATATTAGATCTTGTTGGGGTTGCTGCTGCATACCACACTTGCACGCACCGACAAATATTCGAGCTTAAGAGAGTTTAGTCGGTACCACTAGCAGCAGTGgattagaaagagagagaccaTATTTGTCTTCATTGTTTTTGTTGCCCATGTGCCGAATGCATTAGAGTGGTTTTGGTTGTTTTCTGCTGCATGAAATATCATATGAGAGCAAACGTTTTTTTTCAGTAGCCCGACTGCACAgagctttattttcattccaGAAAAATCAGTTTTATTGTCGAGTgtttttaaagagaaaaaatttagttttttatcACTGTTTTTTATgtcttttaattaaaattaattatgaaaatatgtcttatggttttcaaaaataatttcattttataCATTATTCTACATGGTCGCGTTAGTCTCTAGCTAGCAAAGTTTGAGGAAAAGGTAATTGACGACTGTGTTAGTGCCATGCCACTTTCACTTGAAGGTTAAAGACAACGTGGAAACAAAGTTGCTAGTTAGTATGTGTGTctagtttttttaataaaagtataacGATATTCCATTGATAGAGAACGCAATTACAGCACATTTGCAAGAGAGGTGTCAACTGGATGCATATTTACTAGTGACCAAATCCTTGATCTAGAGATAATAAATCATGTAGAACCCACACTAATAAATCCCCTACTTGGCCACcacaacaaaacacaaaaacacgACACAAGAACCAGTGGTGTGGATCTGCCACAACAGATCAATGGTGACAGATTCGAAACCAAGGAACACAATGCAAAAATTGCTAAAAAGCGAGGCCACACAAACCACTAGGCGGTACAACAAACACAATTACGCTGTGATTTGGAACCTCCGGCCATCACAGAAACGAAGGGAAAAGGCGAAGCCTCAATTTCTGAGACAAAACCTAAACCTAGGGATCAGTGGAGTACTGAAGAAAGGAGATGTGGAAGAgggaaattgaagaagattatataaaaacaaaaacttgaatGCCTATTAACTTAAAATTTTgtcttttaacttttagtttggTTTAATTCGTGTGTTCCATACACACTTCTTTTACACTTCATCTACTATCCTTCCAACATGTAACCTAGATGAATTCTGCTTAAAGAAGAGAAAATTGCACTGCTTGTACAATAAACACGAACAGTATTATATCGTTTTTCATTACGACTGGAAATTACATATCCTCCTCCAAACCAGACGACTGAAAACACCAAATACAAGGTAGCTTGAATATTATTCGCCCAACTCAGTTAGATGGGGAAGCCACAGGACTTCTAAAACATGCCAACATAAACTTATTGAACCAAAACAACAAACCAACACCTGAAATTAATAAAACAGACACTAAATATAAATAGACGACAAAGTTTAAAGTACTTTAAACTAATAAGATCTTTTGGTGGTGCCACCGGTAGTGCCGGTGGTGGAGTCCTTGTTATAATAAACACCAGTTTCCTCTTCCTTATCATCATTCTTGCCCAACCCAAAAGTGCCTTTCACAGCATCTGCAGCACCTTGTGCCATGTGCTTCATCTGCTCTCCAGTCTGCTGCATGATCCCTGAGGCTTTCTCTTTGCCGTACTGGGCGGTCTCTTTGGTCTTCTGGGCTGCCTCTTCTGCTTTCTGCTGGGCCGTCTCCTTGGTCTCCCAGGCCTTCTCTTTTGCTTGCTCCGCCTTCTCGGCGGTCTTGTCTTTCACCTGGTTCATAGGGGCCTGTTTTCTGCCCTTGGCTGACTGGGCTGTCTCGTATGTCTTGTCCCTTGTTGCTTGGGTTGTGTCATAGGCCTTGTTCCGTTCTTCTTGTGCCTTGTTCCCCACTGTGCCCATCACCTGGTTAGTTTTCTCCTAAAAGATCAAGACAAAACTCGTTTAGGTTAGATTAAAACATTAATTtgcaacaataaaataaataacttcAACCACAAATACATGCAGAGCTAAACTACCAGATACTACAATTAAAATTGTAAGTATGATAAATACAATATGTATACTATAAACCCTTCCATTAGGTCATTGTAGATATATATTCTAATTGCccctaaaaaaattattctatCAGATAATTGAGGTAAGATGTATCACACCGTCAATCtaaattagttaaaaaaaattcaggaTTCAGATTAATAGCATACCATAACGCAAAAAACTTAATAGATTTGTGAATATTATGTATTAAGCATATGGACATGCATCACTAATACCAGTTGCAAAACCATACAAAAAATGCActaatatattttattaatctacaaattaactatttaaattaaatctcaaaattaTACACATAAGTTATCTGTGTGTATTAAATCTATATACCTGAGCTTGGCCCTTGGCCTCACCAGCTCTGTAGCTCTGTCTCTGATCCTGGGATGCCATTTTTAGCTTTGTAAAAGAGTGAATAAAAATGATGAAATTGTTAGATGTATGTTTATCTTCGAGCTtgtgaattgatattgatgAGAAGGAACGGTGCATGCATGGTATATATAGCGTTTTCACGTAGGCTGGTTGGTCAACATGTGTCCTGCTCTGTTGACACGTCGTATGCTTTTGGAGGCGAGGTTATTTGCCTGCGTCGGTTTTAATTTCCAAGAGATTGCATCGATATGTCTTAAGCCTATCGTCCGTTGACATGTCGTGATTCTCTGTTCCGACGTACAAGTGGTGGATGGTAGGGTTTACACGATTGTTTAATGCAGAAAAACTACAGCGCTAATCTGTGGCTGTATAGAGGTAGGGCAATTGTTTATTTACTGTGGctggtttttaattttctttttatttatttgatatttggaattatggtttttatgCTCTCAGTGGTTATAATTGATATTGTTTGTTTTGAATAGGTGTGGCGAGTTAAATCTACTAAGTTTGCATTACTGGCGAGGGATTGTAACTTGGAGTAGGATAGAGCTATTGCTTCTAGTTGACTAATCTTTGTCCCAAGGCATAAGTTGTGCTCTTTTTTCTATTAATTGAAGTTTTACCTCACGTAGTTACCGAGTTCCGCATCAATAATGTGCAACCCTTCGATTGGAGTATCAATATTTTGGAGAGCTTTAATTGTAGTTATAAAACTGAAGATGAGTGTACTCTAGTTCTTAACATTCACGTTTGAATTTTGTACTATCTTATAATGTTGTGAATaaatcattttttcaaaaaaaaaattaatttcaattaaaCTGCATAATAGCTGGCAAGTAAATTAATGCTAGCCAAGAAAGAACCCAGTAATTTGATTGAGGACAATACTTGCATAAACCCAAACCCATGGATGTTCATTCCTGTCCACTCATTTGTGATTAAGGTgttttgaatgtttattttcttaatcaataTCAAAAGATTATATATCTCTAAAAAAAATCAGTTCAATTTGCATTCATTTAGTCATGTgtgagtatatatatatatatatatatgatgggAGTAGGTGTTACTTGTTCATTAATTTACGTTAATGTATTTTTATCGTACAAactttgtaataaaaaaaatgtttatttCTTTGTAGTGATTAGAAGATATCTAAAATAATCAAATTAGAAATCATTTAGTCATTTGTATGTATCAAACAAATGAATGATCTTGATAACAAGTGACACCCTCCTATCGATACAAATGGATAGCTAGTTATTAAAACATCACTACTTTTAgtaattttttataaagataatctttaaataaagaaaataaaaataaacattttaGGTTAGAACGTCTATAAGTATTGTAAAAATACATTAATCTTGATAAACTTTTTAGGCACACATAGGCCCCATACATGGTCACAAGGAAAACCAATTCCCACATTGAGAACTAATGTTTTCGAGAGCCAGTCATCATTTATTCACTAAATCGTCATCGCAACTTTTCAAAGGCCTGTGATACAATCAATATCCCTAAATTGGAGCTAGTGCAACTTGTCGAAAGAATAGTCTGCTCTAATATGTTAAACTTTTTAGGTACAACATGGTGCACCACCAACATCACATATATTGTTTTAACTTAACCACCTATTACTACTTTACTAGGTGTTGGGTTTTATTTCAAAAAAAGTGTTGGTGATAATAGGAGTGAAATATCTCATATATTAGTTAtatacaaggttctaaaagacattAGGCACTAGTTGTGCAGTAGGCCAGAGCTTAGCGCCTAGGCTCGCTAGGCAGTTAGGTGTGGGCCTAGGTGAACTAGACGGATttcattaaatttattatatcatATAAATAACTGTCTACTTACATTTTATactctaaaaaaattatatttgtatTGAGAATttagaaaaattcaaaattaaaacttaagCCATCATGACATTAACATCCTCATAGACTAATGTACCtagcaaaaataagaaaaacccaaaacccaaaattcaaaaccaaatttgaaaattcaataaTTTAAAATTGGCATAATCTTTCATCATAGATCAATCAAAGATTCAATGAATCAATATATGTAAATGGAATCATGTATCTAGAATTCAACACTATTCAGTTGTAGCTTTGAGAGACGGCGTAGGCAAAGTCAAAGTCAGCCCGAACggagaggagggagagagagagagagagagagagagagagagagagagagagagagagagagagagagagagagagagagagagagaacgtgtaTGTGCGAAGAGACATGGGGAAGAGAAACAGAAACGGTGAGAGAAATAATTTGGACTCTTTTTGGGTAGGTAACTATTAAGGGTGAAAATGTAATACAGTTAGTAATATAGTTAGgtagttagtatttggttaaagtaGTTAGGATTTCTATATAAACAGTATGTGTAATCTTCATGTGAGTTAGTCAATACAaatcctatttctctctctaaactctctctctctcaaactctctgtattgatctttcttttcttcatctttcttcttgattttctcttcaattcccaaacattacaatgtagttaacatggtatcagagccaccaggctcacgccatggattctggtggttcctattttttttttttcttgtgtttcTCGCTTTAGTTTCTATCCAAATTTTCATTAGATGTTAGGAATTACGATAAGTTTCTGGGTGCTTCCATGATCGTTCTTTTACTTCTGGGTTGATGTGTTTCTGGGTTGATTTCTTTCCGATCAAATTCATGAGTCTATTCCCGATCGAAAGCGAGAGATCGAAAGTTGGAGAAAAATTTCAAAGCAAAATGGCGGCAGAGCAAATGCAGAGAGTCCCATCTCCACCGCCGCAATCGATTGAGGTGCCGAAGAAGAACATAATTCAGGTATCCAACAACAAGAAACCGCTCTTCTTCTACGTTAATCTTGCTAAGAGGTACATAAAGCAGTACAAGGAGACTTAGTATTCTGGGTCCGATTGCAGAGGTTTCTTTGATATCTTGATCATGGCGGTTGGGCAACTCTTGGCGTTTGCACTACTTGCCTGGTAATGTTGCTTTTCCGATTCAGTTGCTTAATTTCATTATTGGGTAACTCGATTTGTTGATTCTTGGAGGGTTCTTAGAGATCTTTGATCAGAACAGTGGACTGTGAATTGGGTTCAATTACTTGCTTTGATTAGTAGATGACTAGCACAGTTTTTCGATTCAAGGAGGTGGTGTTGCTAATTACTTAATTGGGTATATGAAGAAACAGTTGTTAATTACTTAATTGGTAATTCTGATTCTTGAAGATGGTTTTGGGGATTCAATTTGTTCAGTTTGGACTGTTGCTCAAAGAAAGTACTGTTTTGTACTCTGTTTTTGTATAGGAAATGGTTGTTGTTTGTTCAAGATTGCAAATCTTGGGAGCTCTTCAGGTTATGATTATGTGCACTCCAACTGTTTGAAGGAATGGGTCAGTAAATTCTTTGATCTCTACTCTGTTCTCTGGTATGGAAGAAAGATCAGACATGGGTGCAGACCAGGTGTTTGTTGAAATGCCCAACTCAAACGTTTCATGTGAAGTCTTTGTGGTAGTCTTAGCTGAACTTCTGTGGGatcaattgaaaaccaaaaggacTCATTCTAGAAGCTCGTCAAAAGTGTAACAACCATTTAGTTCTTGGTTCATGGATGATCTTCTTGCATTTTTTTATGGATCGGAAGATACGACAAATGAATGTATAGTATGTGTTGTCATTTACAACATTGATGGACCTGGACTAAGGGAATCAGAAACCTAACAGTGTCTTGCATGCGTTGTTTCTTGTTCTCATATCTGCATTTTGGCCTCTATATGACAGCATGTTTAGTGCACTGTGAAGTGGGATGTCCTCCGAATGTGAGCTCATACAACACCATGTTTAGTGCACTGTGGAACTGTGGAGACAGAGTTTGGGCTTTGCAAATGGTATCAGAAATGTTAAGCAAAGGAATAGATCCCGATGGGATTACTTACAATTCGTTTATATCGTGGTTGTGCAGTATATTTTCTTATCTCAGCCTATAATTTCAGAGTCTAACCAACTCAGTGGTTAGCATGAATCTACAGTAAGTCCGGTTATACGATGAAGGAAGTTGTGAACGGtcaatcccacgaagggtaattccGTGATGTGAATAGGTAAATCCTACGAAAGGTAGAAGAAGTTGTTAACGGTAAATCCCACAAAGGGTAATTCCGTGATGTGAgtaggtaaatcccacgaagggtaatcctacatagatgttgattttcaattgtgaaggccgatgccattgttcaaagaagttgttttttggtaaaatccaCAAAGGGCGATCCCGTGGTGCTATAGTTAAGGCCGATGCCACACtatagtttgttaattttctgttttttgtaaatattaaaGGCCGAAGCCAAGTTGAATGAGATTGTTGACGGtgaatcccacgaagggtaatcccgTAAGAAATTGTTATAACCGGCATGAGGGTGTGCTACGACTCCTTTATAGAAGGTTGTTCTTTGTGAAGATACTCTTAGAGGCAGGGGAAGGATGTCTGATTAAAGCTCGGTCCACTGGTTGGATACAGAAGCTGGAAATAGCAAGATGAAAAACTTCATTATTACACACTACTCCAAACTGCAAGTGACAGATTAATGGAAAATTATTTGCCCAGATCAAGTTGAATGAGTTGAAATTGGACACGGGTTGATAACATTTGAAGCAGAGAAGATACTCATTTTTGCCATTTTACACACCCATGATGGAACAGttgttttcttgttctttttacAAGAAGAAGTTGATGATGTCTGATTAAAGTACTTTGCAAATTGCTTTCAGCTTTTGGAAGATTGGTGCACCCAAACTTGGGGAATTGGGTTACTCTTACTTAGCGCCATTGATCGGTCTGCTCAAATCTCAAACTGAGTTtccccagttgagattgagggggagtattaagggtgaaaatgtaatacagttagtaatatagttaggtagttagtatttggttaaagtaGTTAGGATTTCTATATAAACAGTATGTGTAATCTTCATGTGAGTTAGTCAATACAaatcctatttctctctctaaactctctctctctcaaactctctgtattgatctttcttttcttcatctttcttcttgattttctcttcaattcccaaacattacaatgtagttaacagtAACCTAGAAAAACATTTAAGTTaatcagaaaattgaaaaacaatggAACCAccttgccaccaccaccatcacttagCCTGCCTAGCCCTTATCCAATTTTACTCCACGTTTTGGCCTACAATCTCATCGTTCCTCTACCGTCTAGCGCCTAGGCACCACCTACACCATTTTTTATAACAGTGATTACATATTATGTTCTTAAATGCTTGATGTAGGATTCTATTCTCCAACAATTCCAAGTGAATGAAACAACTAGATGATGATGCACCCTTGGTcctaaataaaattacaattgTCCAATTTATGAAATCTAAAAACCGTAAAATTAATGCTACGATCATGAAATGAGCCACGTATAATACATGTCAATTAGGTTACaattaatatgtagtttttcATTCTCTAGGTCTTCTCTATTTCTTTAGTCTTGTTTCCTTACACTGACGAGAATGCTTCCTTGTGTAATGTTTCATATGTTACGTACACATGTGAGAGATTTATAGTTAGTAAAGCTAGTATCAGCCAAAATGTTAGAGACGAACTAATTAGTGATGCATAGTTTGTTTAATCTTATATCAGCCAAAATGTTTGTTCAGTTAGGTGTATAATTAAGCTATCACTTATCGTTTCAGTGTTACAGCTCACAAAAAATAATGGAGCCAATGTGATATTTGTATATCATAAGGATATATAATAGATGAATGAAAAGATAGTACTAAATTAACTAAAtgtgattttgaaaaaaataataaattaaaaggtTAAGTACAGATAACTACCCAATCTTTTGGGACAATTCCAAATTAGTATCAACCCTTTAAATCATTCCTAATAATTCCTAATAATCTAACGTTTTAAAAATTGGACATCTATTAGGTCATCAACGTTAATTAATTGATGACAT belongs to Malus sylvestris chromosome 17, drMalSylv7.2, whole genome shotgun sequence and includes:
- the LOC126609876 gene encoding late embryogenesis abundant protein 7 isoform X2 — its product is MASQDQRQSYRAGEAKGQAQEKTNQVMGTVGNKAQEERNKAAEKAEQAKEKAWETKETAQQKAEEAAQKTKETAQYGKEKASGIMQQTGEQMKHMAQGAADAVKGTFGLGKNDDKEEETGVYYNKDSTTGTTGGTTKRSY
- the LOC126609876 gene encoding late embryogenesis abundant protein 2 isoform X1, with product MASQDQRQSYRAGEAKGQAQEKTNQVMGTVGNKAQEERNKAYDTTQATRDKTYETAQSAKGRKQAPMNQVKDKTAEKAEQAKEKAWETKETAQQKAEEAAQKTKETAQYGKEKASGIMQQTGEQMKHMAQGAADAVKGTFGLGKNDDKEEETGVYYNKDSTTGTTGGTTKRSY